The following coding sequences lie in one Nitratireductor mangrovi genomic window:
- a CDS encoding dihydrofolate reductase family protein, with translation MRRIIASTFLSLDGVMQAPGGPEEDPSGGFAFGGWLAPFWDDTLGDAIGAIFEQPFDLLLGRRTYDIFAAYWPYVDVDPASPTFDEPNAGIAGAFNRATKYVATHRPASLGWENSRGLGEDVVATLRDLRKEDGPQLLIQGSSELVQTLLAAGLIDEITLFVFPVLLGRGKRLFGDGAVPGAFHLTSSRTSSTGGIVATYQRAGDVGTGSFAAETPSEAERERRSQLR, from the coding sequence ATGCGACGCATCATCGCATCCACTTTCCTCAGCCTCGACGGCGTCATGCAGGCGCCAGGCGGCCCCGAGGAAGATCCCTCCGGCGGTTTCGCCTTTGGCGGCTGGCTGGCGCCCTTCTGGGACGACACGCTCGGCGACGCCATCGGCGCGATCTTCGAACAGCCCTTCGACCTGCTGCTCGGCCGGCGCACCTACGATATCTTCGCCGCCTACTGGCCCTATGTCGATGTCGATCCGGCCTCGCCCACCTTCGATGAACCCAATGCCGGGATTGCCGGGGCCTTCAACCGCGCCACCAAATATGTCGCCACCCATCGTCCCGCTTCGCTCGGCTGGGAAAACAGCCGCGGCCTCGGTGAGGATGTCGTCGCCACCTTGCGCGACCTCCGGAAGGAGGACGGCCCGCAACTACTCATCCAGGGATCGAGCGAGCTGGTGCAGACGCTGCTCGCCGCCGGCCTCATCGACGAAATCACCCTGTTCGTCTTCCCCGTCCTGCTCGGCCGCGGCAAGCGCCTGTTCGGCGACGGCGCCGTTCCCGGCGCCTTCCACCTGACCTCGTCAAGAACCTCCTCGACCGGCGGCATCGTCGCCACCTATCAGCGCGCTGGCGACGTGGGCACCGGTTCTTTCGCGGCCGAGACCCCGAGCGAGGCCGAACGCGAACGCCGCAGCCAGCTCCGCTGA
- a CDS encoding SH3 domain-containing protein — translation MLRTRFLALAAILLLPFAPAPARAEPAAEVAAPSVVATVRGLAATDLLNIRATASPFGLVLGRLPNGTEVRRFECGNFKGYDWCKIVALDADGLTGWTPARYLFVSEEDAAAAREAAGNANLPADTTEEAPAEEATLASADNEPGRDTADEVPPATEEKNAGGKPVDAASGSILVSALEARLATDGALAFHGRREREKLEAAETALLVAMAAPGNPLAGAVFTPGDETVAPAPVPDPEATLSADLVVLPSPSPRRPAAPIEAPQPAEEPAAGESAPAEDAVATAPVEDTEDPAKSAPQIMALAAAAELPAPQPDTPSGPVAGDLVPAEETAAGGLPILSAAPPPEIDPVVVGKADPSPVVYDDIAEVPCARYFGQPMTTCKVGIVRRGDGAADVTVLWFDGGARTIRFRDGKPQGSDARAELRYSREATLNMIRVGEYERFEIRDDVAFGG, via the coding sequence ATGCTGCGAACCCGATTCCTCGCGCTCGCCGCGATCCTGCTGCTGCCCTTCGCGCCGGCCCCGGCACGCGCCGAGCCGGCGGCCGAGGTCGCCGCGCCTTCGGTGGTGGCGACGGTGCGCGGCCTCGCGGCGACCGATCTGCTCAACATCCGCGCCACCGCCTCGCCTTTCGGCCTCGTGCTTGGCCGCCTGCCCAACGGCACCGAGGTTCGGCGCTTCGAGTGCGGCAACTTCAAGGGTTACGACTGGTGCAAGATCGTGGCGCTCGACGCCGACGGCCTGACCGGCTGGACGCCGGCGCGCTACCTCTTCGTCTCCGAGGAAGACGCCGCCGCCGCGCGCGAGGCGGCCGGCAACGCCAACCTGCCCGCCGACACGACAGAGGAGGCTCCAGCCGAAGAGGCGACGCTGGCCTCCGCCGACAACGAGCCTGGCCGGGACACGGCGGACGAGGTGCCACCGGCCACAGAGGAGAAAAACGCCGGCGGCAAGCCGGTGGACGCGGCCTCCGGTTCGATCCTGGTCTCGGCGCTGGAAGCGCGTCTTGCCACCGACGGCGCCCTTGCCTTCCACGGCCGGCGCGAGCGCGAGAAGCTGGAGGCGGCGGAAACCGCGCTGCTGGTCGCCATGGCCGCCCCCGGGAACCCGCTTGCCGGCGCCGTCTTCACGCCCGGCGACGAGACCGTAGCGCCGGCGCCCGTGCCCGATCCGGAAGCCACGCTGTCCGCCGACCTTGTCGTACTGCCGAGCCCGTCGCCGCGCCGCCCCGCAGCGCCCATCGAAGCGCCGCAGCCCGCCGAGGAACCGGCGGCTGGCGAAAGTGCGCCGGCCGAGGACGCGGTCGCCACCGCGCCCGTGGAGGACACCGAAGACCCCGCCAAATCCGCCCCGCAGATCATGGCCCTGGCGGCGGCAGCCGAGCTTCCCGCCCCGCAACCCGACACACCGTCCGGACCGGTGGCCGGCGATCTCGTGCCGGCCGAGGAGACGGCGGCCGGCGGCCTGCCGATCCTTTCCGCGGCGCCGCCGCCCGAGATCGACCCGGTGGTCGTCGGCAAGGCCGACCCTTCGCCCGTCGTTTATGACGACATCGCCGAGGTGCCGTGCGCGCGCTATTTCGGCCAGCCCATGACCACCTGCAAGGTCGGCATCGTGCGCCGCGGCGACGGCGCCGCCGACGTCACCGTTTTGTGGTTCGACGGCGGCGCGCGCACCATCCGCTTCCGCGACGGCAAGCCGCAAGGCTCCGACGCCCGCGCCGAGCTGCGCTATTCGCGCGAGGCAACGCTCAACATGATCCGCGTCGGCGAATATGAGCGCTTCGAAATCCGGGACGACGTCGCCTTCGGCGGCTGA
- a CDS encoding NAD(P)H-dependent flavin oxidoreductase, with translation MNRFIAAYLANSKTGVGRLDQVPDRFWCQCRTFLQVQTVEQARAALGEGADVIVAQGTEAGGHGGRRATLPLVPAVVDIAGAVPVVAAGGIADGRGLAAALMLGAAGVLCGTAFFASDEALSPEGAKAVATAASGDDTLRSSVFDIARGLDWPDGWNIRTLRNGFSDRWAGDIDGLRGEGAAARQRYAEAAARGDFDTAAVIVGEGVGLVARREPAGDILARMVGEAEALLRSAPAFVEAARR, from the coding sequence ATGAACAGGTTCATAGCTGCCTACCTAGCAAATTCAAAAACCGGTGTCGGCAGGTTAGATCAGGTTCCTGACAGGTTTTGGTGTCAATGCCGCACCTTCCTTCAGGTGCAGACGGTGGAGCAGGCGCGCGCGGCGCTCGGTGAGGGCGCCGATGTCATCGTGGCACAAGGCACCGAGGCGGGCGGCCATGGCGGCCGCCGGGCGACCTTGCCGCTGGTGCCGGCGGTGGTGGATATCGCCGGCGCGGTGCCGGTGGTCGCGGCGGGCGGTATTGCCGACGGCCGCGGGCTCGCGGCGGCGTTGATGCTGGGGGCCGCCGGGGTTTTGTGCGGGACGGCGTTTTTTGCCAGCGACGAGGCGCTGTCGCCCGAGGGCGCGAAGGCGGTCGCCACCGCCGCGTCGGGCGACGATACGCTGCGCAGTTCGGTGTTCGACATCGCCCGCGGGCTCGACTGGCCCGACGGCTGGAACATCAGGACGTTGCGCAACGGCTTTTCCGACCGCTGGGCGGGCGACATCGATGGTTTGAGAGGCGAGGGGGCGGCGGCGCGCCAGCGCTACGCCGAGGCTGCGGCCAGGGGCGATTTCGACACCGCTGCCGTCATCGTCGGGGAAGGGGTCGGCCTGGTTGCGCGGCGCGAACCGGCGGGCGATATCCTGGCGCGCATGGTCGGTGAGGCCGAAGCGCTGCTGCGGTCAGCGCCCGCCTTTGTGGAAGCGGCCAGGCGCTGA
- a CDS encoding Eco57I restriction-modification methylase domain-containing protein, which yields MAAGVDLPSSGNGGKRAATRVAHVPLFVAKALDDALAKKALAPADEQVARAERYARNIKSEAFQKQKETAVRNAFFDDILKGVLGYRDFSGDSEYSLVYEHPLRGKAVDAALGRFFPTGEGNRIFAPFEMKGPDTPDLDKIMPGRGISPVQQAWDYAADVPGAKWVLVSNCLEIRLYRFGRGRENYERFDLSRLDEPGQLKRLLLLLEARRFLEGEAEELLRSSDAALKEVTDDLYDEYGQLRGELVAFLKDSADGPKLDHFQAIETAQKLLDRVIFIAFASGNGMLPKTIFQRAVSQKNDFDPQPVWQNVNRVFRWVDKGNPSSNPQNDVWPYNGGLFAEDPVADSVVLPDHLAEQMAGLLEWDYGQEVSVNVLGHIFEQSISDIEKLRGDQPAVSKRKREGVIYTPDHITRFLADHTIGRTLREMFDRLLKEKAGLDGPDEEGEYAWTEEQERSVWTAYLDELRGLTIVDPACGSGAFLIAAFDLLAAEYRRVTQRLDDLEVETDFDVYDEILSRNLYGVDLNVESAEITRLALWLKTARRQHRLAKLDETIRDGNSLIDDPKAEDRPFDWKTAFPDIFANGGFDIVIGNPPYVRMEHLKPVKPWLAKHYKVADERTDLSAYFFEKGVSLLKPGGRLGFISTSSFFRAGYGEKLRLLLSEYTDIEAVIDFGDVQIFEGVTTYPAIVTARKKAGIGVPDAQSGSLSYLNIGDTLPPDLGQTFTEKAAAMPRARLGGRSWQFEDDALAALRAKIVNGRKTLGEVYGAPLYGIKTGLNEAFVIDTPTRDRLVAADPKSAELLKPFLKGENIKRWQVEPEGLWLINTPRGKVDIEAYPAIRDWLLPFRDRLEARATKQEWWELQQAQLAYQPKLAEPKISYPHFQNERMFSLELTGAFSNDKSYFVPSDDQQLLAFLNSRLAWWYLTAISPAVRNGWHEMRVQYVETLPIVSWDERLKALSADASRLAGARLSCELAFTHRFLTDLAAPGSKLSRKLENFHELDFNEFRAEVKRALKAEIPVKERAGWEALHAEASAEVNRLTAGIEAAEREIDRLVYKAFDLTPDEIELLEKSLEGQV from the coding sequence ATGGCAGCCGGAGTTGATCTCCCCTCCTCGGGCAACGGCGGCAAGCGCGCGGCAACGCGCGTGGCCCATGTGCCGCTGTTTGTCGCCAAGGCCCTTGACGATGCGCTTGCCAAAAAGGCGCTTGCGCCTGCGGACGAGCAGGTTGCCCGCGCGGAACGTTATGCGCGCAACATCAAGAGCGAGGCGTTTCAGAAGCAGAAGGAAACCGCCGTTCGCAACGCCTTCTTCGACGACATCCTGAAGGGCGTTCTCGGCTATCGGGATTTCTCCGGCGATTCGGAATACAGCCTCGTCTACGAGCATCCCCTGCGCGGCAAGGCGGTGGATGCCGCGCTCGGCCGTTTTTTCCCAACCGGCGAAGGAAACCGTATCTTCGCGCCCTTCGAGATGAAGGGTCCCGACACGCCCGATCTCGACAAGATCATGCCGGGGCGCGGCATAAGCCCGGTTCAGCAGGCGTGGGACTACGCGGCGGACGTGCCGGGGGCCAAATGGGTTCTGGTCTCCAACTGCCTGGAAATCCGCCTTTACCGATTCGGGCGCGGTCGCGAGAACTACGAGCGTTTCGACCTGTCGCGCCTTGACGAGCCGGGCCAGCTCAAGCGGCTGCTGCTTCTGTTGGAGGCGAGGCGCTTTCTTGAGGGCGAAGCCGAGGAATTGCTCCGCTCGTCGGACGCGGCCCTCAAGGAAGTCACCGATGATCTTTATGACGAGTATGGCCAGCTTCGCGGTGAACTTGTCGCCTTCCTGAAGGACTCGGCCGACGGCCCGAAGCTGGATCATTTTCAGGCGATCGAGACGGCGCAGAAGCTGCTCGACCGGGTCATCTTCATCGCCTTTGCCTCGGGCAACGGCATGCTGCCCAAGACGATCTTCCAGCGCGCGGTGAGTCAGAAGAACGATTTCGATCCCCAGCCTGTCTGGCAGAACGTAAACCGTGTCTTTCGCTGGGTGGACAAGGGCAATCCCAGCTCGAATCCGCAAAACGATGTCTGGCCCTACAATGGTGGGCTGTTTGCCGAAGACCCCGTGGCCGATTCCGTGGTTCTACCCGATCATCTGGCCGAGCAGATGGCCGGTCTGCTCGAATGGGACTATGGGCAGGAAGTCTCGGTCAATGTCCTCGGCCACATCTTCGAGCAGTCGATCAGCGACATCGAGAAGCTGCGCGGCGACCAGCCTGCCGTTTCGAAACGCAAGCGCGAAGGCGTCATCTATACGCCCGACCACATTACCCGCTTTCTGGCCGACCACACGATAGGCCGCACGCTTCGCGAGATGTTCGACCGCCTGCTCAAGGAAAAGGCGGGTCTGGACGGACCAGACGAAGAAGGCGAATACGCTTGGACAGAGGAGCAGGAGCGCTCTGTCTGGACGGCCTATCTGGACGAACTCCGCGGCCTCACGATTGTCGACCCAGCCTGCGGCTCCGGCGCTTTCCTGATCGCGGCCTTCGACCTTCTCGCAGCCGAATATCGCCGCGTCACGCAGCGCCTCGACGATCTCGAAGTCGAGACGGATTTCGACGTCTACGACGAAATCCTGTCTAGGAACCTTTACGGCGTCGATCTCAACGTAGAATCGGCCGAGATCACCCGCCTCGCCCTATGGCTGAAGACCGCACGCCGTCAGCACCGGCTCGCCAAACTCGACGAGACGATCCGCGACGGCAACAGCCTGATCGACGACCCAAAAGCCGAGGACCGGCCGTTCGACTGGAAGACAGCCTTCCCGGATATCTTCGCCAACGGCGGTTTCGACATCGTCATCGGCAACCCGCCCTATGTCCGTATGGAGCATCTCAAGCCGGTCAAGCCGTGGCTGGCGAAGCACTACAAGGTCGCCGACGAACGCACCGACCTGTCCGCCTATTTCTTCGAGAAGGGCGTGTCGCTGCTCAAACCCGGCGGCCGCCTCGGTTTTATCTCCACGTCGAGCTTCTTCCGCGCCGGTTATGGCGAGAAGTTGCGCCTGCTCCTGTCGGAATATACCGACATAGAGGCGGTCATCGACTTCGGCGACGTGCAGATATTCGAGGGCGTGACGACCTATCCGGCCATCGTGACGGCGAGAAAGAAGGCCGGGATCGGTGTCCCGGACGCGCAAAGCGGCAGCCTTTCCTATCTCAATATCGGCGACACGCTGCCGCCCGACCTTGGCCAGACATTCACCGAGAAGGCGGCCGCCATGCCGCGCGCGCGACTCGGCGGTCGCTCGTGGCAATTCGAGGACGACGCGCTCGCCGCCCTGCGCGCCAAGATCGTCAACGGCAGAAAGACGCTCGGCGAGGTCTATGGCGCGCCGCTTTACGGCATCAAGACCGGCCTCAACGAGGCTTTCGTCATCGACACGCCGACGCGCGACCGGCTGGTGGCGGCTGACCCGAAGTCGGCAGAACTGCTCAAGCCCTTCCTCAAGGGCGAGAACATCAAGCGCTGGCAGGTCGAGCCGGAAGGGCTGTGGCTCATCAACACCCCCAGGGGCAAGGTGGACATCGAAGCATATCCCGCGATCCGCGACTGGCTGCTGCCGTTCAGGGACAGGCTGGAAGCCCGCGCGACGAAGCAGGAATGGTGGGAGTTGCAACAGGCGCAACTGGCGTATCAGCCGAAACTTGCGGAGCCCAAGATTTCATATCCGCATTTTCAGAATGAGCGAATGTTCTCACTCGAACTGACCGGCGCGTTCTCAAATGATAAATCGTACTTTGTGCCGTCAGATGACCAGCAATTGCTCGCGTTCCTGAATTCTCGCCTTGCCTGGTGGTACCTTACCGCTATTTCACCAGCTGTGCGCAACGGTTGGCATGAAATGCGCGTTCAGTATGTCGAGACGCTTCCGATAGTCTCATGGGACGAAAGACTTAAAGCGTTGTCAGCAGATGCCTCGCGGCTTGCAGGAGCGCGATTGAGTTGTGAGCTTGCATTCACTCACCGCTTCCTCACTGACCTCGCCGCCCCCGGCTCCAAACTCTCCCGCAAGCTGGAGAACTTCCACGAACTCGACTTCAACGAGTTCCGCGCCGAGGTGAAGCGGGCGTTGAAGGCGGAGATCCCGGTCAAGGAGCGCGCCGGCTGGGAGGCGCTGCATGCGGAGGCCAGCGCCGAGGTCAACCGCCTGACGGCCGGGATCGAAGCCGCCGAGCGTGAAATCGACCGTCTCGTCTACAAGGCGTTCGACCTCACGCCCGACGAAATCGAACTGCTGGAAAAGTCTCTGGAAGGGCAGGTTTGA